A window of Phycobacter azelaicus contains these coding sequences:
- the pncB gene encoding nicotinate phosphoribosyltransferase, protein MDIATRVYNHKWKIDPIVRSLIDTDFYKLLMCQSVFRTKPDTSVTFSLINRSTHVPLARLIDEGELREQLDHIRSLSLSRGESTFLRGNTFYGKRQMFRPDFMEWFEGMRLPPYHLERKGDQYELTFEGKWHEVMLWEIPALAVLMELRSRAVLNDMGRFELQVLYARAMTRVWEKIEALRDIEGLSIADFGTRRRHGFLWQDWCVQAMIEGLGSKFTGTSNCLIAMRREVEAIGTNAHELPMVYSALAETDDALARAPYDVLSDWHEEHEGNLRIILPDTYGTKGFLEHAPDWLAGWTGIRIDSGDPAAGAEVAIKWWQERGEDPTQKRVIFSDGLDVDKIAELHAQFSGRVKVSFGWGTLLTNDFRGLVPGDRLAPFSLVCKAVSANGRPTVKLSDNPEKAMGPADEVARYKRVFGVGAQERIEVIV, encoded by the coding sequence GTGGATATTGCAACCCGCGTCTATAACCACAAGTGGAAGATTGATCCGATCGTCCGCTCTTTGATCGATACAGATTTTTACAAGCTCTTGATGTGCCAGTCAGTGTTTCGCACCAAACCGGACACAAGCGTTACCTTCTCCTTGATCAACCGCTCCACCCATGTACCGCTTGCACGTCTTATTGATGAGGGTGAGCTGCGCGAACAGCTTGATCATATCCGCTCCCTTTCGCTGTCACGGGGCGAAAGCACCTTTCTGCGCGGCAATACCTTTTACGGCAAACGCCAGATGTTCCGTCCGGATTTCATGGAGTGGTTCGAGGGGATGCGCCTGCCGCCCTATCACCTGGAGCGTAAGGGCGATCAATACGAGCTGACCTTCGAGGGTAAGTGGCATGAAGTCATGCTTTGGGAGATTCCGGCGCTGGCCGTTCTGATGGAGCTGCGCAGCCGCGCTGTCCTGAATGACATGGGCCGGTTCGAGTTGCAGGTGCTTTACGCTCGCGCGATGACCCGGGTCTGGGAGAAGATCGAGGCCCTGCGCGATATCGAGGGGCTATCCATTGCCGATTTTGGCACCCGGAGGCGACACGGTTTCCTGTGGCAGGACTGGTGCGTTCAGGCGATGATCGAAGGGCTGGGGTCCAAGTTCACGGGCACCTCGAACTGTCTCATCGCCATGCGGCGTGAGGTGGAGGCGATCGGCACCAATGCGCATGAATTGCCCATGGTCTATTCCGCATTGGCCGAAACTGATGACGCGCTGGCCCGCGCGCCCTATGATGTGCTCTCGGATTGGCACGAGGAGCACGAAGGCAACCTGCGCATCATCCTGCCTGATACCTATGGCACCAAAGGGTTCCTGGAGCATGCGCCGGATTGGCTTGCGGGCTGGACCGGCATTCGCATCGACAGCGGCGATCCGGCGGCCGGGGCCGAGGTTGCGATCAAATGGTGGCAGGAGCGCGGCGAGGATCCGACACAGAAACGGGTGATCTTTTCCGATGGTCTTGATGTGGACAAGATCGCTGAGTTGCACGCTCAGTTTTCCGGGCGGGTAAAGGTTTCCTTCGGTTGGGGCACACTGCTGACCAACGATTTTCGTGGGCTTGTACCGGGTGACAGGCTGGCGCCGTTCTCGCTGGTGTGTAAGGCGGTCAGCGCCAATGGTCGGCCGACCGTCAAACTGTCGGACAACCCGGAAAAGGCCATGGGCCCAGCAGATGAGGTTGCGCGCTACAAACGTGTTTTTGGTGTGGGCGCGCAGGAGCGGATCGAAGTCATCGTGTAG
- a CDS encoding ATP-binding protein: MNEQRMSGDGPLTNHYRRYSSAGLLERYCKGRVNGLLPRTLFSVAVCVTLAFLISPTVALLSFLVATLPDLTDCLYLSRARRKLRHDAATERQVRYVSVGTALLHALGIAIGATAPIWSFLIPYSGVDSFYQYDQLFSIGLLTSAALNAGLMFPLNRFAAVGRLAVFLVTPILVIVLRGPVLGASADDTKLHLLALCIFFGSLLWLLSFATRNFHRTRSSLLAQALQRQELETAYQRLYAQQLETQRLALVARHANDSVILMDSVGNIKWVNDAFTKITGWSAEEAIGRNPGELLNHPETDPATIQVIEEGRARKAPFRVQVLNRRKDGKNIWLETNQVPMFDDNGEVTTYIAVERDITEAKEYAATLEQARRAAEDGARAKSEFLATMSHEIRTPMNGVIGMAQLLEDTELDADQKLYADTILSSARTLLDLINDVLDLSKLNAGEVSLDVEDFNPRQCFENTIRLLQPQADAKSLELVFSCDRSVPEVLNGDDRKLGQILTNLVGNAIKFTETGQVEVALRAEPHGDGSALIFEVRDTGIGIHADTLPKIFERFSQADAAISRRFGGTGLGLAICRRLAAAMNGDITVASELGKGSCFTVRLPFEPPLCLDGSNRIRTGVDLSDSTTAVALKGMRLLVAEDNRVNQILVQKFLKDYDIEIEIASDGTEAVQGAQSFLPDIILMDMSMPVMDGIEATRSIRSLQIRQPVIIALTANAFDTDKAHCLQAGMDEFLTKPISRPQLIEALVSHGRRAHRLRVG; the protein is encoded by the coding sequence ATGAACGAGCAGCGCATGTCTGGAGACGGGCCGCTGACCAACCACTACCGGCGCTACAGTTCCGCAGGTTTGCTGGAGCGCTATTGCAAAGGGCGGGTCAACGGCTTGTTGCCCCGTACCCTCTTTTCTGTGGCTGTCTGCGTGACGCTGGCTTTCCTAATATCGCCGACCGTGGCGCTTCTCAGCTTTCTCGTCGCCACGCTTCCCGATCTTACTGACTGCCTGTATCTGAGCCGCGCGAGACGGAAACTGCGCCACGATGCTGCGACAGAGCGTCAGGTACGTTACGTCAGTGTCGGAACGGCGCTGCTGCATGCGCTGGGGATCGCAATCGGAGCCACGGCGCCAATCTGGTCCTTCCTAATTCCCTACAGCGGTGTTGATAGCTTTTACCAGTATGATCAGCTGTTCTCGATCGGACTGCTGACCAGCGCGGCGCTGAATGCCGGGCTTATGTTTCCACTTAATCGCTTTGCGGCTGTCGGAAGGCTGGCAGTTTTTTTGGTCACCCCGATCCTTGTCATTGTATTGCGCGGGCCGGTACTTGGGGCCAGTGCGGATGATACCAAGCTGCATTTACTGGCGCTCTGCATCTTCTTTGGCTCACTGCTTTGGCTGCTGTCCTTTGCAACTCGGAACTTTCATCGCACCCGCAGTAGCCTTCTGGCGCAGGCTCTTCAGCGTCAGGAATTGGAAACGGCCTACCAAAGGCTCTATGCCCAACAGCTGGAAACGCAGCGGTTGGCGCTGGTGGCGCGACATGCCAATGACAGCGTCATTCTCATGGACAGCGTCGGCAATATCAAATGGGTCAATGATGCGTTTACCAAAATCACAGGCTGGAGCGCGGAAGAAGCGATTGGCCGTAATCCGGGTGAGTTGCTGAACCACCCGGAAACCGATCCCGCCACCATTCAAGTCATCGAAGAAGGGCGGGCCAGAAAGGCTCCGTTCCGAGTCCAGGTCCTGAACCGGCGCAAGGATGGCAAGAATATCTGGCTGGAAACCAACCAGGTGCCGATGTTCGATGACAACGGTGAGGTCACAACATACATTGCCGTCGAGCGCGATATCACAGAGGCAAAGGAATATGCGGCAACGCTAGAGCAGGCTCGGCGCGCCGCAGAAGATGGTGCCCGCGCGAAGTCTGAATTCCTTGCCACGATGAGCCACGAGATACGCACCCCGATGAACGGTGTCATCGGGATGGCTCAACTGCTTGAAGATACCGAATTGGATGCCGATCAGAAACTGTATGCCGATACGATTCTCAGTTCGGCCCGCACGTTGCTGGACCTCATAAATGATGTGCTTGACCTGTCGAAACTGAACGCGGGCGAAGTTTCACTCGACGTAGAGGATTTCAATCCCCGCCAGTGCTTTGAAAATACGATTCGTCTGTTGCAGCCTCAGGCTGATGCGAAATCCCTGGAACTGGTTTTTAGCTGTGACCGAAGCGTTCCTGAAGTTCTGAATGGTGATGATCGCAAACTGGGTCAGATCCTGACCAACCTCGTGGGTAATGCCATCAAATTCACAGAGACCGGCCAGGTCGAGGTTGCTTTGCGCGCCGAGCCTCATGGAGATGGAAGTGCATTGATCTTCGAGGTAAGGGACACAGGCATTGGGATTCATGCCGACACGTTGCCCAAGATATTTGAACGCTTCTCGCAGGCTGACGCGGCCATTAGTCGTCGATTTGGTGGAACCGGTCTGGGCCTCGCCATCTGCCGCCGCCTGGCGGCCGCCATGAATGGGGATATCACCGTTGCCTCGGAACTCGGCAAGGGTTCATGTTTCACGGTGCGCTTGCCATTTGAGCCGCCTCTCTGCCTGGATGGTTCAAACCGCATCAGGACAGGAGTGGATTTGAGCGATTCAACCACTGCAGTTGCCCTGAAGGGTATGCGGCTTTTGGTGGCGGAGGATAACCGCGTAAACCAAATCCTGGTTCAGAAGTTCCTCAAGGATTACGACATCGAAATCGAAATTGCGTCTGATGGTACCGAGGCGGTACAGGGCGCTCAGTCGTTCTTGCCTGACATCATTCTGATGGACATGAGCATGCCCGTGATGGATGGCATTGAAGCCACTCGATCCATCCGATCCCTCCAGATTCGCCAACCGGTGATCATTGCTCTGACAGCCAACGCTTTTGATACCGACAAGGCGCATTGCCTTCAGGCTGGCATGGATGAATTCTTGACCAAGCCCATAAGTCGTCCTCAGTTGATCGAAGCGTTGGTGTCCCATGGCCGACGCGCGCACAGGTTACGCGTGGGTTGA
- the pncA gene encoding bifunctional nicotinamidase/pyrazinamidase has protein sequence MPQVVQSEALIVIDVQNDFCPGGALAVPKGDEVVAPINAMMDGFETVILTQDWHPAGHSSFASSHDGKDPLEMVDMPYGPQVLWPDHCVQGTSGACFHKDLRQDGDLIIRKGFRSAVDSYSAFFENDKTTPTGLEGYLRNRGITKLALVGLATDFCVAYSAMDAARLGFDVRVHLAACRGIDLQGSLEAALTAMKDAGVSLQ, from the coding sequence ATGCCGCAGGTTGTTCAATCCGAGGCGTTGATTGTGATTGATGTGCAGAATGATTTCTGCCCGGGAGGGGCGCTTGCCGTGCCGAAGGGTGACGAGGTCGTCGCGCCCATCAATGCAATGATGGATGGCTTTGAAACCGTGATCCTGACTCAGGACTGGCATCCGGCAGGACACTCGTCTTTTGCATCAAGCCATGATGGCAAAGACCCCTTAGAGATGGTGGACATGCCCTATGGTCCGCAGGTGCTCTGGCCGGATCACTGTGTGCAGGGAACATCAGGCGCTTGTTTTCACAAGGATCTGCGACAGGATGGAGATCTGATCATCCGTAAGGGATTTCGTTCAGCAGTCGACAGCTACTCGGCCTTTTTTGAGAATGACAAAACCACTCCGACCGGACTTGAGGGGTATCTTCGCAACCGTGGCATTACAAAGCTGGCGCTTGTGGGGCTGGCCACGGATTTCTGCGTGGCCTACTCCGCAATGGATGCGGCACGGCTTGGATTTGATGTGCGCGTTCACCTTGCCGCCTGTCGGGGAATTGATCTTCAAGGGTCGTTGGAGGCTGCATTGACTGCGATGAAAGATGCGGGAGTGTCGCTTCAGTGA